The segment CACCTTCTCCTGGAATGCGGTGATAACTGGCCTGGCTGGTGCTGGGGATCTTGACACTGCGCGCGACTTGCTGGAAGAAATGCCCGTGAAGGATGCTGTGGCTTGCCACGCTGTCTTGCATAGGTTTGTCCGCTGTGGCCGAGTGGATGAGGCATTTGCTCTGCTCAAGAGGATAGGTTCGCATTGCAATCCTGATGTGATCCCGCCATGGAGTGACCCCTTTGTGCTTACCACAGTGGTTGGTGCCTGTGCTGATCGGATGAAGTATGAGATTGGGAGGCAAGTTCACGCCCGGTTGGTGGTTGCCAAGACCGAAATCGATTCGGTATTGGCTTGCGCATTGATTGACATGTATTGCAAGTGTAGGGATTTGGACTCTGCTCGCCTTGTTCTTGATAGATTAAAACATGTCGATGAAATTTCACTGTCTGCACTGGTCTATGGCTACGCATCCTATGGACAGTTGCACAAGGCATTGTGCCTTTTTGACAAGGTGGAGAACCCCAGCATTGCTCTATGGAATTCTCTTATCAGTGGCTGTGTCCCTGCTTATCATGGAGATAGTGCTTTTGTTCTTTTTGTAAGGATGTTGCGGTCAGACATGTTGCCTAACTCTTCAATTTATGCCATTGTTCTGAACATGTGTGGCTTTTTAGGCATGCTGAAGCCTGGGCAGCAGACACATGCTTGTGCTTTAAAGAGTGGGGCTGTCAATGACTTGATAGCAGCAAGTGCTCTCATTGACTTCTACTCGAAATGCAGCCTCTGGGCAGATGCCTGCCAAGCTTTCGGTGAACTTAGGCATCATGACACCATTGTGCTCAACTCGATGATCACTGTATACTCAAACTGTGGCCAAATAGATGAGGCTAGAAGAGTTTTTGATATGATCCCTAGCAAGAGTGTcatctcatggaattctatgatTGTTGGGTTCAGCCAAAACGGGCATGCTCTTGATGCAATGGAGCTGTTCTGTGAGATGCATTGGCTTGGTTTGCAGATTGACAATGTAGCTGTATCTAGTGTTCTGAGTGCATCAGGCAGCATCTGCTCTATAAGTTTTGGTGAGCAGATTTTTGCTCTTGCTATTGCACTTGGCCTGCAGTCTGACCATATTGTAGTCTCCTCACTCATTGACCTCTACTGCAAATGTGGCAACTTGGCCAATGGATGCAGGATATTCGATGGAATTGATAATCCAGATGAAGTCTTGTGGAactcaatgcttataggttaTGCTTCTAACGGGTATGGACTTGAGGCACTGAAATTTCTAGATTTAATGCGAAGTAGGGGTCTGAAACCAAGTGAACGGACATTTGTTGGTGTCCTTTCTGCATGCTGCCATTCTGGGCTTGTGGAAGAGGGACTGAGATGGTTTTACAGGATGAAGGAAGATTTTGGCGTGAGTCCATCAGCTGAGCATTATGCGTGTGTGACTGACCTGTTAGTTCGAGCAGGCCGACTGGATGAAGCAGTTGAGTTCATAGAGAACATGCCTTTCAAAGCTGATGCAATTAGTTGGACTTCTATTATTGGAGGATGCAAAGCCCAGGGCAATGAAGCTCTGTTGCACAAGGTTGCAaacaaattgatggaaacaggatTGTCACCGCATTCTAGTTTGTATGTGCAGCTGTCGAGCACACTTGCAGCTCATGGGGATTGGGACAAATCAGCAGAGATTAGGAGTATGATGCATGACAGAAGAATCTCAAAGAACGCTGGCTGCAGTTGGATTGACAGGGCATAGAGGAAATTACTAATGTCACCTCCCACAGGCATCCCCGTCTCTTTCCTCTGGGCCTCTCCCTATTGGCTTTCTTCAATGTGTTTTTCCGCTAGTCAGGTAGTGGTAACAAACAATGATCCTGCTAAAATATGTGCTTTTGATCATTGCTTAGTTGGACTATATGAGGCGGTTTCTTGGACGAGGATTCCTGAAGCATGCACAGGTTAATATAAGCAGAATCATGCACATATTGATATCTGTAAATATTGTATTTTGGTGTAATAATAGTGTTAAAGCTTCTTTTTGTCTGTTCTGCACAAAGTGTGCAGGCCAATGATTTTCTCCATGATATATTGATATCTTTGACATCAAAATTGACTGTACTGAAAATGTGTCGACCACCGAAAAGGTAAGCCTTCTGCATATAATTTTCTAATGTTATTCATAGGTTAGTTTGTATGGCTGTGTTGTTGCACaccttgaagattatggaaCCAAAAGATCAGGATTACTGTCACTTCGGTAATCATCTTCAGTAATGATCATCAATAACGATTGCTTATGACATTGAGTGATTTTCAATTTTCTGTTCAGTAATCTAGGTGGCTCTAGCtgcaccctaggtgtagaatagtatattTGAGAATTACTGTTGAAACAATCACAAGCTTTGGACATTTTATATTGTACTATTTCTAAGTTGATTGAAAACCAATCACCAGTACTTGTATTTTGTTTAGATAGCCATGTAGACATGGTCAGAACTCTAAAATAATTATTTGTTTGCATTCAGAAAATCTGTAGATCTAAAGATGAGAAAGGAAGAGCTCTGAAGTTGAATAAAGAACGCGGTCTAGCCCAGGTAAGCTGTACTTTGAAGAGCACCTTTTGCATTTTGGTTGACCCTAAATGCTAGTTATGCATGCACAAAGGAGGCTCTTGTGTTTACTCAATCACAGTTCTGCAATTCTATTCGGCTCATGGATGCTCCCGAAGAGTAATTTCGTGGAATATGTTGTTTCTGGAAGACATAGAGGTTGATCAATTCTCCAGAATAGTTGTTTTATGAACAATTCAGACATTTATGTGAAAGTGGATCCAAATTTTTATTTCTTTCAGCAACCCTTGAGAGGCTGGACCGCTGGACTACCTACAGCGGCCAAAGCGTGTTTCATCTCTGGGAGTCTGGGGTGCGCACTGGCAATGATTTCAGGTCGACTGGTCGAAGCTGGTCGCTCTAGGACCGACCAGGCGATTAATCGAGATTAATCGTCGACCAGGGCGATTAATCGCCCTGGTCGACCCTGGTCGTCCACCTGGTCGTCCAGCTATTTCAAGGCATATATGCCTATATATATAACtctatatatactatataatATACACAATCAAGCTAGCATCAAGACTACATTAGTGTTTAGATAGTGAATTACTTGTGGGAGTtggtttcttctcttttctgcaCTGTCCAGAGGTCCATATTGCTGTCCCAAACCCCCCCCTGCAGCCCCTCTATTCTATCTAAACCCTAACAGGCCAAAAACTTAAAGCCCATTAGCCCACTCCCAGTTAGAAAAGGCCCAAAAAAACAGAAGCCTGGTCGTCCATCTTACctggtcgtccgattaatcggacgaccagCTTTCTGGTCGAACTAATCGAGTCGGACCTCCTAATCGAATCCTAGGAGCGACCtggacgattaatcgcgattaatcacgattaatcggacgacctgAAATCATTGCGCACTGGGCATAAGAAACAGACTCCGGCATCAAGCAAAGAGAGCGCCCACTGTACATGTGCGCGCGGCCACATCGGACTATGGGAAACGTCAAGGGGCTGTCTGGTTGCCCGCATATGGGTGAACCAGGCCCCCAGGATGCAGCCTGTCCCTGTTTGGTTGCCTGGTCTTGCACCTGAGCCTGGCTGAGCGCGTGCAAAAACTCCTCCAGGGCCTGGCTCCCAAAGAACATACTTGCACACATTTTTATCAATTTTTTTCTTAAAATGAGGTCTTATTCTTTTTGAATCCGCACTAGCTTTAGTAGATCAACTATATTAGCATATTATATCATCTTTTTAGGTTCTCTGTAACATACTAATTTGGAAACACTGATTATGGCACACCTATTGAATTTCTGATACTGCAGGCAATCATTTTTGCGAACGTACTTGCAGGCATCTTGATTTTGCTATTTGAGTTAATTACCTAGTGCTTCTTGGTCTGCTTACTGCTGTTTATCTTTATCATGAATCTGTAGTTTAATTTGGAAAAACTCTATGGCTGAAGGTTATATATGTTTCTTCTTGTGTTCCATGTCCATGTGAGCCTTGCTGTTATGAAGAGCTCTAATGAACCATCCTTGATGTTGCCCTGTTTGTCATGGTGAATACATAAAAAATAAGTTGCTCTGCTTCAAGTAGAATTTGTCATTTCTTAGTTGGCTTTCTTTTTGCATTCTGAGACAGGTTGGTTATCCTGATTTTGGGCAATGTTCTGTGTAGCTGGTCTTTGTATGACTAAATCTTCGTGTTCTATTATTGTAGTGACTTTGTCCTTTGATTACATCAGTTTGGAATTCAGTGAGCTTTACAGTTGACCAACTGATACCAGGTTCCATTTAGCTTCGGCCTGTCGATGAATCACTTTATTAGAGTTCTATATGAATTATGATTTTTCTTACATGTGTCTTTTGCATCATTATCCAGTTAGAAATTCATTTTGATTCTTGTGTGGTTCATCTGGACTAATATCCATTGTTCCCTCCATAGGAAGCTCCTGCTGTGATTCAGTCATACTACAACAAAAGGATCGTTGGTTGCCCTGGTGGTGAAGGAGGTACACTACTGCTCTGCTAAATACCCCCCCTAGTCTTTTCCAGAATTCGAATCCTTGCCTGTATAagccttggtttttcccttccCCACACCCCACTCAGTGGTAGCCTCCAGCACTGGGTCTACCCTTTTAATCTAACTTGTCTAATTGGCCTATACTGCACTTGTGAACCTTTCACAGAAGATGAACATGATGTGGTGATGGTTTTGGTTGGAGAAAGGCAAGCCAC is part of the Sorghum bicolor cultivar BTx623 chromosome 10, Sorghum_bicolor_NCBIv3, whole genome shotgun sequence genome and harbors:
- the LOC8070715 gene encoding putative pentatricopeptide repeat-containing protein At1g77010, mitochondrial encodes the protein MAVAVDVPSCIQLLRSCSAAAGRQLHQLLLKSGHVPSSLPPTNSVLLMYVRGSPLYSRDAHRLFDEMPTKNCFSYNSLITALFKSGDHRAALRVFRSMPDRNTFSWNAVITGLAGAGDLDTARDLLEEMPVKDAVACHAVLHRFVRCGRVDEAFALLKRIGSHCNPDVIPPWSDPFVLTTVVGACADRMKYEIGRQVHARLVVAKTEIDSVLACALIDMYCKCRDLDSARLVLDRLKHVDEISLSALVYGYASYGQLHKALCLFDKVENPSIALWNSLISGCVPAYHGDSAFVLFVRMLRSDMLPNSSIYAIVLNMCGFLGMLKPGQQTHACALKSGAVNDLIAASALIDFYSKCSLWADACQAFGELRHHDTIVLNSMITVYSNCGQIDEARRVFDMIPSKSVISWNSMIVGFSQNGHALDAMELFCEMHWLGLQIDNVAVSSVLSASGSICSISFGEQIFALAIALGLQSDHIVVSSLIDLYCKCGNLANGCRIFDGIDNPDEVLWNSMLIGYASNGYGLEALKFLDLMRSRGLKPSERTFVGVLSACCHSGLVEEGLRWFYRMKEDFGVSPSAEHYACVTDLLVRAGRLDEAVEFIENMPFKADAISWTSIIGGCKAQGNEALLHKVANKLMETGLSPHSSLYVQLSSTLAAHGDWDKSAEIRSMMHDRRISKNAGCSWIDRA